In Amaranthus tricolor cultivar Red isolate AtriRed21 chromosome 3, ASM2621246v1, whole genome shotgun sequence, a single window of DNA contains:
- the LOC130807760 gene encoding uncharacterized CRM domain-containing protein At3g25440, chloroplastic isoform X1 — protein sequence MMQAVFRRTKRIVSQSSFYQSVFRDSNHLSQYSSNIYTPLQHSSNSICNRWVSNMFRISEGAVRLLSFRQLSSVSVGLNAENGVVKFSFGDSPGDNGAHTGLFYGDRNCRMLKKKKSRKAMLNELRFYRLKARKKMKSSNPEVRIRYKLEKAKRKETWLIEKLRNYELPKAPAETYDPEILTEEERFYLKRTGEKKKNYVPVGRRGVFGGVVLNMHLHWKNHETVKVVCKPCKPGQVHEIAEELTRLSKGIVIDIKPDNTVIFYRGKNYVRPKIMSPSDTLSKAKALEKYKYEQSLEHTSQFIEKLEQELEEYHEHLARYRRGKNNASKDSSALD from the exons ATGATGCAGGCAGTATTCAGAAGAACAAAGCGCATTGTCTCTCAATCATCCTTTTACCAATCAGTTTTTAG GGATTCGAATCATTTGTCTCAGTattcatcaaatatttataCTCCTTTGCAACACTCATCAAACAGCATATGTAATCGATGGGTGTCTAATATGTTCCGTATTTCTGAGGGAGCTGTCAGATTGTTGAGTTTCAGGCAATTGAGCTCTGTATCTGTAGGACTAAATGCTGAAAATGGTGTTGTTAAGTTTTCTTTTGGCGATTCTCCGGGAGACAATGGTGCTCACACAGGTCTTTTTTATGGAGATCGAAATTGTAGGATGCTGAAAaagaagaaatcaaggaagGCAATGTTGAATGAACTGAGATTTTACCGTCTTAAAGcaaggaagaagatgaaatcATCTAATCCTGAAGTTAGGATTAGGTATAAACTGGAAAAG GCTAAACGAAAAGAAACTTGGCTGATTGAAAAATTGAGGAATTACGAGTTACCTAAGGCCCCAGCTGAAACTTATGATCCTGAAATTTTAACCGAGGAAGAGAGGTTCTATTTGAAACGTACCggtgagaaaaagaaaaattatgttCCAGTTGGGAGAAGAGGAGTCTTTGGAGGAGTTGTGCTGAATATGCATCTGCATTGGAAAAATCATGAAACAGTTAAGGTTGTTTGCAAACCTTGTAAGCCTGGGCAGGTTCATGAAATTGCTGAAGAGCTTACCCGGCTGAGTAAAggtattgttattgatattaaacCTGACAATACTGTGATATTTTACCGTGGTAAGAATTATGTGCGGCCAAAAATCATGTCTCCTTCTGATACACTGTCAAAGGCAAAG GCCTTAGAGAAATACAAGTATGAACAGTCTCTTGAGCATACAAGTCAGTTCATCGAGAAATTGGAGCAAGAGCTGGAAGAGTATCATGAACACCTTGCTCGGTACAGAAGAGGAAAAAATAATGCATCAAAAGATTCAAGTGCTCTTGATTGA
- the LOC130807760 gene encoding uncharacterized CRM domain-containing protein At3g25440, chloroplastic isoform X2, with protein sequence MFRISEGAVRLLSFRQLSSVSVGLNAENGVVKFSFGDSPGDNGAHTGLFYGDRNCRMLKKKKSRKAMLNELRFYRLKARKKMKSSNPEVRIRYKLEKAKRKETWLIEKLRNYELPKAPAETYDPEILTEEERFYLKRTGEKKKNYVPVGRRGVFGGVVLNMHLHWKNHETVKVVCKPCKPGQVHEIAEELTRLSKGIVIDIKPDNTVIFYRGKNYVRPKIMSPSDTLSKAKALEKYKYEQSLEHTSQFIEKLEQELEEYHEHLARYRRGKNNASKDSSALD encoded by the exons ATGTTCCGTATTTCTGAGGGAGCTGTCAGATTGTTGAGTTTCAGGCAATTGAGCTCTGTATCTGTAGGACTAAATGCTGAAAATGGTGTTGTTAAGTTTTCTTTTGGCGATTCTCCGGGAGACAATGGTGCTCACACAGGTCTTTTTTATGGAGATCGAAATTGTAGGATGCTGAAAaagaagaaatcaaggaagGCAATGTTGAATGAACTGAGATTTTACCGTCTTAAAGcaaggaagaagatgaaatcATCTAATCCTGAAGTTAGGATTAGGTATAAACTGGAAAAG GCTAAACGAAAAGAAACTTGGCTGATTGAAAAATTGAGGAATTACGAGTTACCTAAGGCCCCAGCTGAAACTTATGATCCTGAAATTTTAACCGAGGAAGAGAGGTTCTATTTGAAACGTACCggtgagaaaaagaaaaattatgttCCAGTTGGGAGAAGAGGAGTCTTTGGAGGAGTTGTGCTGAATATGCATCTGCATTGGAAAAATCATGAAACAGTTAAGGTTGTTTGCAAACCTTGTAAGCCTGGGCAGGTTCATGAAATTGCTGAAGAGCTTACCCGGCTGAGTAAAggtattgttattgatattaaacCTGACAATACTGTGATATTTTACCGTGGTAAGAATTATGTGCGGCCAAAAATCATGTCTCCTTCTGATACACTGTCAAAGGCAAAG GCCTTAGAGAAATACAAGTATGAACAGTCTCTTGAGCATACAAGTCAGTTCATCGAGAAATTGGAGCAAGAGCTGGAAGAGTATCATGAACACCTTGCTCGGTACAGAAGAGGAAAAAATAATGCATCAAAAGATTCAAGTGCTCTTGATTGA